A stretch of Oreochromis niloticus isolate F11D_XX unplaced genomic scaffold, O_niloticus_UMD_NMBU tig00002136_pilon, whole genome shotgun sequence DNA encodes these proteins:
- the LOC109199731 gene encoding selection and upkeep of intraepithelial T-cells protein 7-like — protein MSAGSALLCSTLLFVHVFVSADQKNITAESGQDVTLTCRAPNNKIIVVQWSRADLVDKHVLLYQDGHFVTDDQHPSFKNRVDLQDRQMKDGDVSLILKDVTINDTGTYECGVFMNETRSWKNSILIMAFVVPPGE, from the exons ATGTCTGCTGGCTCTGCGCTGCTCTGCTCCACTTTGCTGTTTGTCCATGTCTtcgtctctgcag accagaaaaacatcacagctgagtctggacaggacgtcactctgacatgtcgagctccaaacaacaaaatCATAGTTGtacagtggagcagagctgacctggtaGATAAACATGTGCTTTTGTACCAGGATGGTCACTTTGTTACAGAcgaccagcatccatcttttaagaaccgggtggatctgcaggacagacagatgaaggatggagacgtgtctttgattctgaaggatgtgacgattaatgacactggaacatacgagtgtggTGTTTTCATGAATGAAACTCGCTCATGGAAGAACAGCATCCTCATCATGGCTTTTGTTGtccctccaggtgagtga